Genomic DNA from Sporosarcina sp. ANT_H38:
TGCAGAACTTGGTACAATGCATCGTTATGAAATGTCCGGCGCACTATCAGGCTTGCAGCGCGTTCGCGGAATGACGTTGAATGATGCGCATATCTTTGTTCGTCCGGACCAGATTAAGGACGAGTTCAAACGAGTTGTACAACTCGTTATTGAAGTTTATAAAGATTTCAATATTGAAGATTATTCATTCCGTGTTTCTTACCGAGATCCAGCAGATAAAGAGAAATACTTTGATGACGATGCAATGTGGAATCGTGCACAATCAATGCTTAAAGAAGCGATGGATGAACTTGGCCTTGACTATGTTGAAGTAGAAGGGGAAGCTGCATTCTATGGCCCTAAACTCGATGTTCAAGTGAAAACAGCAATTGGTATGGAAGAAACGTTATCAACAGTACAACTCGACTTTTTGCTTCCTGAACGTTTCGATCTAACATACGTTGGCGAAGATGGAAAACAACATCGTCCAGTCGTCATTCACCGTGGAGTTGTTTCAACTATGGAACGTTTTGTTGCATTCCTAATTGAAGAATACAAAGGTGCATTCCCAACTTGGTTAGCACCTGTTCAAGTAGAAGTAATTCCCGTTTCACCAGATGCGCATTTTGATTATGCAGATGGCGTTCGTGAAAAATTGGTTGCTGCAGGATTCCGTGTTAATATTGATAGCCGTGATGAAAAAATCGGTTACAAAATTCGGGAAGCGCAGATGCAAAAAGTACCTTATATGCTCGTTCTTGGCGACAAGGAAGTTGAATCAGGCGAAGTGAATGTTCGTAAATATGGTGAACAGCAATCTGAAAGCTTGCCATTTGACGAATTCCTTGCTAGACTAAAAGAAGAAGTTACAAGTAATTAACTTTATATAGCAGTGGTCAAACCTCAGCTGTATAAATCTAAGTACATGATGTCCACGATGAAAGCAAAGCGACAATCGTGAATACGCCAATGCTCATTTTATTAAAATATGTTGACAAGTTAATTGACACATGTTAAAGTAATTAAGGTTAGTAATGACTGAATACAGTTTGTGGTATAAGAAGAGGCTACCCGCTTCTCACCTGCTCGACGCCTAGACGTTGTTGACGGGTTAAAACATGAGTAAAGTGCCGTGCTTTTGCACGTACACATACGCGGGTAGACAAATCCAATTTGTCTACCTTTTTTTGTTGGATGAACCTGTGGGACCGCCCGAACAGGACGGTATACCCAAACCATGTATTCGAGAAATATCCGGAGGTGGATTACTATTAGCAAAGACATGTACGTTAATGAGGGCATCCGTGCCCGCGAGCTACGCATCATTGATCACAACGGCGATCAGCTCGGAATCAAAACACGCACTGAGGCACTAGAAATTGCCGCTCTTGCGAATTTGGATCTTGTCCTTGTAGCTCCAACAGCGAAACCCCCAGTGGCTCGTATCATGGACCACGGAAAGTTCAAGTTTGAACAGCAGAAAAAGGATCGCGAAGTCCGTAAGAATCAGAAAATCATTCTGCTTAAAGAAGTTCGGTTAAGCCCGACAATCGATGAGCATGATTTCCAGACAAAATTACGGAACGCTATCAAGTTCCTTGAAAAAGGCGACAAAGTTAAAGCTTCCATCCGTTTCCGCGGGCGTGCAATTACGCACAAGGAAATCGGACAGCGCGTCCTTGACCGTTTCGCAGAAGCGTGCAAAGATGTATCTACGGTTGAACAAAGACCGAAGATGGAAGGCCGCAGCATGTTCCTAGTGCTTGCTCCAACCGCTGAAAAAGAGTAACAATGAATGATTTAGGAGGAACAGAACATGCCAAAAATGAAAACTCACCGCGGCTCAGCGAAACGTTTCAAAAAAACCGGTTCTGGTAAATTGAAGCGTGGCAGTGCTTACACAAGTCACCTTTTTGCAAACAAACCGACAAAAGCGAAACGTCACCTGCGTAAATCTTCACTCGTTTCTGCAAGCGACTTTAAACGTATTCGTCAAATGATCACTTACATGAAATAATTTAAAACACAATCGGACAGAAAAGCAGGAGGTAATGAACTATGCCACGCGTAAAAGGTGGAACAGTGTCGCGCAAGCGTCGTAATCGAGTATTGAAATTAGCAAAAGGTTATTTTGGTTCAAAACATAGACTTTACAAGGTAGCAAACCAACAGGTAATGAAATCATTCAACTATGCATACCGTGACCGTCGTCAGAAGAAACGTGAATTCCGTAAACTTTGGATTACACGTATCAATGCGGCTGCACGTATCAACGGTCTTTCTTACAGCACTCTAATGCACGGCTTGAAAGTAGCTGGCATCGATGTTAACCGTAAAATGCTTGCTGATCTTGCAGTGACTGACGCACAAGCGTTCACACAACTTGCAAATGCTGCAAAAAAATCAATCGCAAAATAAGAACGTCAATACAAGCTGCCAAACGGCCCAGAGCTAATCTGGGTGCGGGGCGGCTTTTTTAGTTGATTTTACGGGGGGTGTTTGCCACGTTTTTTCGTAGAGTTCGACTACCTGTTGCTCTGATACTTGTCTGTCGTATACTAATGCAAATCCGTCGTACATTTTCGGTGAGATGTCGTTTAAATAGTCCTTTTCAGCAGTTACCATGTAAAATAAAAAGAAAAGGGGGTATCGCACATGCAAACAACTATTCTAGGATGGATTGCAATTATGTCTATTTGGGCATTCATTACAATGGGGTACGACAAACGTCAGGCAAAAAGAAAAGGGCAACGTATTCCTGAAAAGACTTTATGGACACTTGCACTGCTTGGTGGAGGCATTGGTGCTTACTTCGGGATGCAAACATTCCGTCATAAGACGAGGCATACATCATTTCGGATCGGCTTTCTTATATTAGCAATCGCATATGGAATCGGTATACTCTATCTTCTTG
This window encodes:
- the infC gene encoding translation initiation factor IF-3, which produces MYVNEGIRARELRIIDHNGDQLGIKTRTEALEIAALANLDLVLVAPTAKPPVARIMDHGKFKFEQQKKDREVRKNQKIILLKEVRLSPTIDEHDFQTKLRNAIKFLEKGDKVKASIRFRGRAITHKEIGQRVLDRFAEACKDVSTVEQRPKMEGRSMFLVLAPTAEKE
- the rpmI gene encoding 50S ribosomal protein L35, which codes for MPKMKTHRGSAKRFKKTGSGKLKRGSAYTSHLFANKPTKAKRHLRKSSLVSASDFKRIRQMITYMK
- the rplT gene encoding 50S ribosomal protein L20; this translates as MPRVKGGTVSRKRRNRVLKLAKGYFGSKHRLYKVANQQVMKSFNYAYRDRRQKKREFRKLWITRINAAARINGLSYSTLMHGLKVAGIDVNRKMLADLAVTDAQAFTQLANAAKKSIAK
- a CDS encoding DUF1294 domain-containing protein, whose translation is MQTTILGWIAIMSIWAFITMGYDKRQAKRKGQRIPEKTLWTLALLGGGIGAYFGMQTFRHKTRHTSFRIGFLILAIAYGIGILYLLGITLPGIVEA